From a region of the Methylocystis hirsuta genome:
- the prfA gene encoding peptide chain release factor 1 produces MFAQDKLDLILRRYDEIGDKLAAGADGQAFVALSRERATLDAVVDRIRAYRAAQKESDDLSAMLADASLDADMRALAENETEAAHERLAAAESALKLALLPKDEADEKGVILEVRAGTGGDEAALFCGDLFRAYQRYAALKGWRIEIVSESPGQLGGFKEIVAEIIGRGVYGRLKFESGVHRVQRVPETETQGRIHTSAATVAVLPQAEDVDVDIDEKDLQIDTMRAQGAGGQHVNKTESAIRITHIPSGIVVMMQEERSQHRNRAKAMSVLRSRLYDAERQRLDKERSDDRKQQVGSGDRSERIRTYNFPQGRVTDHRINLTLYKLDRVMEGEFDEIIDALTTDHQQKLLAQSEA; encoded by the coding sequence ATGTTCGCTCAAGACAAGCTCGACCTCATTCTGCGCCGCTACGACGAGATCGGCGACAAGCTCGCGGCTGGCGCCGATGGGCAGGCGTTCGTCGCGCTCTCGCGCGAACGCGCGACGCTCGACGCGGTCGTCGACAGGATTCGCGCCTATCGCGCGGCGCAGAAGGAATCCGACGATCTTTCCGCCATGCTCGCCGACGCCTCGCTCGACGCCGACATGCGCGCGCTGGCTGAAAACGAGACGGAGGCCGCGCACGAACGACTCGCTGCGGCGGAAAGCGCGCTGAAACTGGCGCTTCTGCCGAAGGACGAAGCAGACGAGAAAGGCGTCATTCTCGAAGTGCGCGCCGGCACTGGCGGCGACGAGGCGGCGCTTTTTTGCGGCGATCTCTTCCGCGCCTATCAGAGATATGCGGCGCTCAAGGGTTGGCGCATTGAGATCGTGTCTGAAAGCCCCGGCCAGCTTGGCGGATTCAAGGAAATCGTCGCCGAGATCATCGGTCGCGGAGTCTATGGCCGGCTGAAATTCGAGTCGGGCGTGCACCGCGTCCAGCGCGTCCCGGAAACCGAGACGCAGGGTCGCATCCACACGTCGGCCGCGACGGTCGCGGTGCTGCCGCAGGCCGAGGATGTCGACGTCGACATCGACGAGAAGGATTTGCAGATCGATACGATGCGCGCGCAAGGCGCCGGCGGCCAGCACGTCAACAAGACCGAGTCGGCCATCCGCATCACCCATATTCCATCCGGCATCGTGGTGATGATGCAGGAGGAGCGCTCCCAACATCGCAACAGAGCCAAGGCGATGAGCGTTCTTCGCTCGCGTCTCTATGACGCCGAACGCCAGCGCCTCGACAAGGAGCGTTCGGACGATCGCAAACAGCAGGTCGGCTCAGGCGATCGCTCCGAGCGTATCCGCACCTATAATTTTCCGCAGGGACGCGTCACCGATCATCGCATCAATCTCACGCTCTATAAGCTCGACCGCGTGATGGAAGGCGAATTCGACGAGATCATCGACGCGCTGACGACCGATCATCAGCAAAAACTCCTCGCGCAGAGCGAGGCGTAG